A window of Anas acuta chromosome 28, bAnaAcu1.1, whole genome shotgun sequence genomic DNA:
cctccagctcaCGGCCCAGGCGCTCCTCCAGGGCACTCAGCTGCTCCGGGAGCCCCTCGagcccccccgagccccgcgCTCGCTCCAGGGcggctgccagctcctgccgcACCCAAGCCAGCAAGCCGCGGTGCCCGGCCCCCTCCCGCCTTGCCGCGTCCCCCCTGCGGGCTGCACCCTCTGGGccgtggggctgctctgctgccgGTTCCCCAGCCTCGGttttgtggggctgggggctgcccgggACCCCCGCCTCCTGCAGACGCTGCAGCTCAGCCCGGGCGGCTCGCAGTGCCTCGGTTTCCCTCTGCAGCGCGGCGCGGAGCTGCTCATTctctgcagccaggctctgctgctgcgccccggccgccgccgccgccccctcgctcttctgcagcagggcctgcagctcttccttgtgggcctggggcagggggggagagcggggagggggccgtGAGGGTGtgggggtggtgctggggggcatCTTCCCCTGAACACGTCGTGCGCGCTCACCTGCAGCTCAGCCTGCATGAGCCGGATCTCCTGGTTCTCCTTGGCCAGCTTGTCCAGGAGGAGGCTGACGGACTGCACGCTCTGGGGGTCCGCGGCGGCTGGCGGCGGGGGCTGCTGCACCAAATCCTGGGGGAGAAGAAGGACGAGGCCGtggaggtgctgagggagcGGCTTCCCCTCCGCCAGCCCCGTTCCCACCCCTCTCCTTACGCTCCCGTCCGCAGGCACCGGCGCCTCCTGCTCGGTGTCGGCCACGCCGCGGCTCACCACGCCGTCCACGGGGCCTGGGGGGGAACCGCACGGGGACGTCCGAGCGCGTCCGGGCTGCCCCACCGGGCACCACGGGCCAAGCCCCTCCGCGCTCACCGTCTGCCGGGTCGTAGAAGCCccctggggagaggaagggacaATGAGGGGGACACCGGGctccccatcctgcccccccGTCCCACCCCGGGACCGTGACTCACCGGAGATGAGCAGCAGCGCCACCGCCGCCAGTGCCAGCGCGCCCAGGAGGTACTTGCTGGAGCTGAGCCCGTCCTCGTCGCCGTTGTCCGGTGTCCCCCGGTGCAGGGCAGGCCCCGAAGGGGGGGGCCCGGCACGGGGCTCGGGGACCCGCCGCCTCCGCAGCCCCTCGGTGTCGTCATCGTCACTGCTGGTGCAGCTCCCCTCCTCCGCTGGTGGTCctggggggggacggggacctGCAGGGAGCGCCCGCACCCCGGTGGCACCGGCACGGGCCCGGTGTGCTCCCGGTCTGACCTGCTCTGGGGGTGTCCAGGTGGGGCTCCCGCTCTGTCATCACGTcgggctcctcctgctcccagctcgGCGTGGTGCTGGGCTCCGTGGGGCTGCCCGTGGTGGGCACCGCCTCGGCACCGCGCTCCGGCTGCTCCTCCACGTCCTAAGGGCGCGGGCGTTGGGGTCTCAAACATCCACACGCAGCAggaccccagccccaccgctccccctgccccctccccgggctTACCCCGACCTCAGGGCACGGCGTTTGGGCCGGGAAGGCTCCGCTGCCACCGTCACCagctggggagaggcagaggcGGGCGGTGAGCGGGCTCCCCGTGCCACAGCACCGGGCACCGCCGCGCCTGTCCCGTTTTCGTACCCGTGGCCATGTCCTGGGCgctctcctcctctgcctcttctTCCTCGGCCTCGTGGGGGGCCGCATCCTGCTCTGGGCCCACCGTGtccacgggcagcccctggggtgaggggcagcagctggcacccGCGGGCTCcccgcatccccccccccccgggggggtccccggccCCTCACCTCGGTGCccgccagcacccagctgctgtcCGAGTCCCGCGAGTCCGATTTCTCCGCCATGCTCCCGCCTGCGGACGGCGCTGACCCCCCCCTGCGAGGagacggacggacggatggaCAGACggaaggacagacagacagacaggtggacggacggacagaccTCACCCTGTCCCCGCTCCTGATTTGCCTGGCAAAGCGAGTTTGGGAGCGGGAGCAAAGGGCGGCCCGGTGCGGCCCTGCGGTCCCCCCACGGGTGGGATGCCGCAGCCGGGCACCCCCCGGTGGCACCGGGATCCGGGGGGGGCTCCTCCGGGGGGCACCGAGCCCTCGCCTCGCCcggtgctggcaggagcagggccgGGGCACAGCGGTCACGGCGGTGGTGCCCGGGGATTCTGCAcattcccagcacagctgcGGAGGCGCCGCCCCCCCGAGAGCCCCCCCGCGAccctccccacgcccccccggggctggcacCGGCCCAGCGGCGGCGGGACCGAGACGTGGGAAGCCCCCGCGGGGCGTGGAGGCTCCCGGAGGGGGAACGGGGCTTGACGCGGCACGGGGCGCGCTACCGACCCCCTCCCCCGCTGCCCCTCCGACCCCCCCGCCggtgccgccccccccgccccgccgccagTCGTCCCGCGGGGTATTTTTAGCCGCGGTGATGCCGCCCGGCAGGTGGACGGGGACGCGGCGAGCCCGGGGCCCGGCGGGCACCGAGCGGCGGCCCCCGCCGCGGTATTTAGGGCAGcgcccccggggggggccccccccgcaccccaaCTTCCACCGGCGCCGcgccccggggctccccggaaccggggggggggagcggggccggagGCGGAGCAGGGGCCGTGTCCCGGGGGCGATGCGCGCTCAACCTCCCCGGTCGTGCCCCGGGACGTGCGCTCCGCTCCCCGGGGGAAGGGACCGGGAGCGGAAAGACCGGGAAGGGACCGGAGGGGGGGGTCCGGGAAGGGAccggggggggacccggggCGATGCTGCGCGGCCGGGAGGAGCGGGGCGGGCGGTACCTGGAGCCGCTCGGGGCGCCGCTCGGCCCGGTCCCGGCCGCAACTTTCCGCCGGTGCCGGTCGCCGCCCTCGGGACGGGCGCGCACGTGACGCGCGCAGCCaatggcggcggggcgggcaccgggaggggggggggggggggtttgcgggggggaaccggggggcACCGGAGCAGAGCAGACACGGACACGGCGGTTTCAGAGTTTTATAGCGACGATACAAAAGTTTCCATTAACGCTCCGCTAAaacggggggggcggggggggcaccgggacctCCGCGAGTGGAAAacggggggagaggggggcacCGGGACTGTACggagcagggggaggggggggcgcgTTGCCCCCGGGGCACCCGtgccagcaggcagagccccccgggggggtccaGGGAAGCTTCAGCCCCCGAACACCAGCACGATGGAGCCCCCCCACACCCGAGGGAGCCCCCCCATGGCACACACCGGCACAGCCAGAGCCCCCCGTGCGTCCCGGCGGGGGCCACTCGCTGCCGCCCCGTGCTCACGAGTCCAATGGCTACAAAAAGGGGGGGTTTGGTCCTAAAACTGCGCGGGGAGCTGTACaaggcttggggggggggggggtcacaggggGTGGCTCAGCCGTCGTTGGTGGCCACCAGCTGCCCCATGCCCTCGCGGACGTACACCGACTGGATCTCCTTGGTCTTCAGGCAGAAGTCGCAGGCCCAGACGGCCGAGGCCTCGGTGGTGAGCAGCCCGTAGGCGTTCTCCGTCATGCCCGTGCACTCGCGGTGGAACCACTTCTGGCAGGAGGCCTCGCACAGGATGGCGTCCTGGTCGTCGTTCACCTCGTTGCGGCAGGCCCCGCACGGGTACACCAAGCCCGGGGGGGGCTGGTGCCCCGAGCCGCCGGCCGCcttgccgggggggggcgggaggctGTTGGTCTCGGGGGTGCCGCCTCCGCGGCCAGCGCTGGGGGGGCGAAGCTGGGCTGCGCCCCGTTAACGGCAGCCGGGGAGCCCGagtgctgctcctgggggaaGCTGCTGGGAGGGGGGTTCAGGTTCTTACCCCCCTCCTCGCCGCCGGCGGGGAAGCCGGGGTCCGCCCCGGGGAAAGGGCTGGCggtggggggcagggggggcacgTTCTGCCCGGGGCGCTGCATGGGGGACTGTCCGAAGAGGTTGCCGGGCTGGCCGAAGCGCTGAGCCATGGCCGGGCCGCCGGGGGGGTTGAGGGCCGCCGGCCCGGGACCCATatccccccgggggggctgccccatggTGGGGGAGATCATGGGCCCGAAGCCCCCCACGGGCCCCTGCATGAGCTGCCCCGTGGGGGGGCTGAAGTTCTGTCCGAGGGGCTGCCCGAACGGCTGCCCGGGGAAGCTCATGGCCCCGGGCTGCACGTAGCCGGGGTTCTGGGGGGGCATGCCGAAGGCCGGGCCCATCTGCCCGGGGGCgaagggcggcggcggcgggggctgcCTGCGGAGGGGCtgcggcccccccccgccgtaACCGGGGGGCACCTGCGGCGCCAGCCCCCCCTGCACGCGGAAGCCGCCGAAGGGCACGGGGCTGCCCAGGAacggcgccgccgcccccgcccccgcgcCCACCTTGGGGGCGCCGAAGTCGTCCTCGAAGGGGTTGGAGGCCACCAGGTGATCCACCATGGGCGTGGGCGGCGGCGCGAACTCCGACAGGTGCGAGTAGGCCGGgccctgcggggggggggggcgggggggtcaCGGcccgggaccggcaccgggaggagggggtacggggggggtacggggggggttggggggggtgtgtgggggtTCGGGGGGACAGCCCCGGTGCCGGCCCCGCTCCCTACCTGCGTGTTGGATTTCCGCCGCTTCTTCTCCGGGCTCTTCATCTGCAGCCCTGCGGGGGGAGGCGGCGCCGTCAGCACCGGGACGCGGCGGagccccggtcccggcccccccccccccaccccctcagcccccgGTCCCGGCaggccgcggcccccccccgctCTCTCACCTGCCTTCCCCTGCTTCCTGCCGGGCCCgccggcggcggcgctgcccgcGGGGTgcgggccccccccccggcggggGCGGCGGTGCCGGGACGCCTCCCTCCAGCTTCTCGCCGTGCGGCGCCGCCATCGCCTCACAGCGGGCACGGAGCCGCCATGGCCCCGCCgcgcctcctcccccccccctccccgtcccgcCCCACTACCGGAAGCGGAAGCCGCGGGCGCGCGCGCGGGGCCAATCGGAGCCGAGGGGGCGGGGCGAGGGGCGCCCGGAGGGGCGGGACGAACCAtgtggggggggaaaggagggggggaggaggagggggggtgGGACGGTCCATgagtgggggtggggggggaagggagggaggaaccATGTGAGGGGAAAGCGGGGGTGGCGGGAGGAACCACGTgatgggagggggggagggaaagggggagggggcGCACGGGgcgctgctcccccccccaggccctttactcgccccccagcccccgatgctcgcccccccagccctttactcgcccccccagccccctttactcaccccccagcccctttaCTCGCCCCCAAAGCCCCAGTGCTCACCCCCCAAGCCCTTTACTCGTTCCCCCCCCACCCTGATGCTcgccccccaagccccccagtttgccccctcagcccccttgctcgcccccagccccagtccTTGCCCCCCCCTGACCCTGGTGctcccccccaagcccccctgctcgcccccccccagccccagcagagcagccgGGCCTAGAGAAATACCAACTTTAATTCCGCCCGCCGCGTCCTTTGGTTAtagcggggccggggcagggctgcGCTTTGGCTTCAGGGAACGAGGTGCatgcggcggggcccggccactccccccccccaccccaaaaaaccccTCTCTCTCTGGGGAGGGTGCCCGGGGAAGGGGCTCGGTGGGGGCCCGGAGGGGGCTTGGGGCCGTCGCCCCCCCGCCCGGCTGCATTGCATAAGTGTGTGGGACCTGCGGGGTCAAGGCACAGTTAACACGTAAAGTGATCGGGTACATTCGGTGCGCGGCCGCCCGGCCTTGTGCTTGGGGAGCCCCCGGccggacccccccccttggggcTGGCGGGATGAGGGGCCGAGGGCCCGTGCCCCCCCTGGGTGAGCACAAAAGGGGGCACGGCCACACCACGCTGCGGCGACACCGCCCGGGGCCAGGCTTTGGTTCgagctgagctgctgtgcaaaggctggagctggggggaggcaggggcttTGGCAACGACAGCCCCccgccctgcaggcagctcccgCCGCGCCATCCCCGTGGCCACCAGCTCCTCGTGGCGGACGGGGACCGGGGACGGGGCCGTCCCCAGGCAGTCCGAGCCCGGTCCTGGGCAGGGCACCCGGCTGCGAGTCCAAGCGCTCCccccctggggcagggagcggggccggggggggggccgcgcaCCGGGGTCCCCGGGCGCTCACAGTCTCCTTtccacaggctgctgcaggcacatcTCGCTGCCAGCCGAGATGATGGGCAGGTGATTGTCCATGTGGTAGCTGATGAGGTGGCTGACGCTCTCGAAGCGGTGGTCTTTTGTCCGCACCTACAGGAGGGGGCGCTCAGAAATCCACAGCTGACaaagccccgagccccccatGCGTTGCTGTGCCCGCTCCATCCCCCAAATCCAGCCCCGGGGTGCCCCCCGAGGGGCAGCAGGAAGCCCAGGAGGTTCCCGTATCTCACAAAGGGGTGCAGGACCCCCGGCTTTGGGGTTTCAGGGACTCACCACTCCTTCGGGATCGACAAGCAGCAGGTGCTTGGGCTGCCCGCCCTGCAGGCCGGTCAGCACGTACTGGCCGGGGGTGGTGGTGCTCTCCCGCACCAGGAAGTCTCcgttcaccttcagcagcttctcGGCCTCCTTGCGGTTCATCTTCCCGTGGTACCAGGGCTCCCGGCGCAGCTGCTCCTCCATGGAAGCCACCACCTGTGCCGGCGGCAGGCTCACGGGCACGGCGGGGGGCACGCGCAGGGCGTCCTCGAAGGGCTCTGCGGGGAAAGGAGCGGGGCTGGTGCTCGCCTTGCACCCACAGCAAACCCCACAGCCCGGGCACGGCTGCATCCCATTTAGGGGACAGACCCATTGATCCCTCGaggtcccctccagcccctaCAATTCCCACCGCACTCACTCATGTCGAAAAGGTCCCGCTGGGCGCTGCCGTTGGCCGTTGTGGGGGCGCCGGCAGCGGACGCCTGGCGCGCCTTGTCCACGTTCTGCACGTTGACGTAGGACGGGTCATCGAACAGGTCGGTGCGGCCAGCCCCGCCTGCTGCAGCCGGgtatttctctctccctgctgcaaAGAGCACAAAAAGTCAGCGGGGCTCCAGCCCGCCTCGGTCCCAGCACCAGCGCTCGATGCCGGAGCGGTTTGGGGTGCGGGAGAGCAGCACGGGGACAGCCACGGCCCCCGCATTACCCTGGGCAGGAGCGTGCTGCTTCCGCGGGTCGTACTCCCCACCAGAGGTCTGGCCGACGGGCTGCAGAGAGAGGCACACGGTGAGCGAGCCCGGGGGGTCCCATCGTGCCCCCAGTCCCCACCCCGGGCTGTgagaggtgctgggggctcACACCGCAGACTCTGGGCAGGAATAACCCCGAGCGAGCAGCCCACAGCTCCACCAGGGTCCCTGCATCTCCCTCGTAATGTGGGATCTCCCCCCGAGCACCCCGCGGAGACGTGCCCCAAGCCTTACCAGCGTGGCCCCCAGGTGGTTGGGGGTCTGCGCAGCCCCCTCGCGCAGCCGCATGTCCACGACCCCCCCGATGGGAGGCTCCTTGCCGGGGAAGTCGTTGTAGTACTGGTGGTCTGGGGCtggttcctcctcctcctcatcccagGCAGAGCCGTCGAACCCCGCCAtcctggggggggcacagcccagctcagcacccgCCAGCAGCCGGGGAAGCGTCCCTGTGACACGTCCCTGCGCCGCCCCCGGGAGATGTGACACCTCCCTGCCTACCTGTCGTGGGGCGTCACCAGCTTCGGGGGGTTCTTCAGGTACTGCTTGAAGCGCAGCTCGAAGGCCTGCCCGATGGTGCTGATCACATCCTGCGCCAAGCCCTCCGGGCACTCCAGGATATGGCAGGCTGGGAAGGGAACAGCGGGGTGGGGGCGTGGAACCTCAGCGTTAAATCCTGCGCCCCTTGAACCCACCCTGTgcacccccccccgccccaccgAGCTGCACCCAAACACCCACAAAACGGGGCTCTGGGACACCCAGCAGTGCCCTCACCTCTCTGGTTGACGGGATCTTTGGCAACGTAGGCGACGTACTCAGCGGTGTCCTGCGGGAGGGAAGGCACCGGTGAGATGGGGCTGCCGGGGACCACGGTGCCCCAGACTTTAGGGCCAGGGCAGGGGAGCCCCGTCCCGTGCCAGGGGTCAGGACCCAGCCCGCTGGGAGCCGCCGTACTCACCGGGTCTCCCCCCGAAGCGAAGGAGATGGACTGCATGTGGTGGTTGGCAATGATCTGCAAGGCACAGGGGGCAATGATCCGCCTCAGCTGGCACCTCCTGCCCACCACGTtccccctggggctggggctcacGGGCTCGGGGGGCCCTGGTTATGAGCCACAGGACACCAGAGGACGGCCGAGACACCCCCGGAGCCACCAACAGAGTGCCTGGAGTGCCCCTCGGATCTCTGCCCCCAGCAATGGGTGAGCCAGGCCCCTCAGATCAGGGAGAGGTGGGCACTCAGCAAGCCCCGCACCCACCCAGATGTCCCCGTGGaggctggggacacccccagccccccagcggGGCCCGGAGGGGACACGACGACCCCTCCCCGTTTAAAGCCAGccgcccagcccctgcccctcaccTGCTTGCAGTCGGAGGCCATGAGGTTGAGGCTGCTGGTGGAGATGGTCAGGGTGATGGGCATGCCGGCGAACTTCAGGTTGCTTTTCCCCAGGATGGAGTTCAGGGAACGgccgcagggctgggggcagacGGCAGCGTTGGGAAGGGGGCTCCTGGGCCCGGAGCCTCGTCCCCCAGCAGAGGCAGCCAGCTCAGCTCCCCACGGGGCCGACGAGAGCCCCGGGTGCCCGGGCTGAGGTCCAGCCCTCGGCCACGGGCACCCCGAGCCCGCTGGCAGCCCTCCCGGCCCAGCCTCACCTTCCTCCTCCGCACGGCTCCCTTGGCACCGGGCACAGCCTCGCACACCAGGCCGATCGCCTCCCTGCGGGGAGCGCAGTGGGACGTCAGTCTGGGCTGGGGGCCCCCCCTTTGgtccccccacccaccccagcaCAGGGACGAGGCGGCAGCGGGGCGGCTCCGCGCTCACCGCCACGTCCGCAGGGCGCTGCTGGGTGGAGGGCGAGGGAATCAGCGCAGGAGGGACGGGGTTAAAGCGAGGGACACAAAAGGGAAGCCCTCGGGGCTGGCTCCCGACccggctggggcaggggaagagCTCCAAGAGCTCGGTTAATATTTGATGGGGTCGCCGGAGCGCTTCCTGCCTGGCCAAGCCCATTGACGGGCGCATCGATCCGCCGGGCAGCTGCCTCCAGGGCTGCAGACAGCCTGGCCACCAGCTACGGACCCACCCTGGGgcagccccaagcccccccccagcccagcagagcccccccaagcccagcagagccccccccagcccagcacagatGCAGGGCTCACCTGGTGACCTGGGTCCTGGTGTTGAAATCCAAAGCCCTCATGGACTGCAGGACTTCCACGCAGCCCATGTACTGGGGGGGGAGAGCGGGGTCAGCCCAGAGAGCCCCCAGCTTcgccccccacctccccacgCAGCCCACGAGCAAGGAGGAGATGAGGACAGGTCCCCTGTGCCACCCGCCACACGGGGGTGACCCCCGCAGGACACCCCCCACCCACCTCCCACTCGCAAGCAGCACACTGGGAgctcccccgaagcccacccTGCCCCTTTGTGCCCCCCCAGCGCTCACCCTGACGTGGTAGGAGACCCCCGGGCCCATGACCTTGTCGTCCGGGTGCAGCCAGCCGCGCGTGGGCTTATTGACAAAGCTGCCGTGGCGCGTCCATTCATCGCCGCCCAGCTGGCCGCCTTCCACCCGCGTCTTCTTCCCGCAGCTCAGCTTGTTCATATCCTGGGAACACACAGCGACAGGGCCCGCTGAATCGGGGCCGCCGGCTCCTCCCGGTGCCGCTGCGAGCgtggcggccgggccgggctccccCGGGCTCCCGGCCTCCTTGAGGCTGCCGGCCGTGGAGCCCCGCAGGCTGAGCAGGTTGGCGGGGTTCGAGAGCTTCAGGTTGGCCATTTTGGGGAAGAAGGAGCAGAGGGTGGTGGGGCTGTCCTCCGACTCGGACGAGAGCTCCCCGAGAGGCAGCATGGGGCTGAGGGAGGAGGACGACAGGGAGCCGGGCAGGGAGCGCGTGCCCGCGAGGGGCTCCAGCGGCGAGGTTGgggcccccccgccgccccccgcctcCTCCAGGGAGGAGACGGACTCATTCCGCAGGTGGCTGTATTTGCTCTTCTGCAGCAGATCCATTCCGGGGAGAGGCGAGAAGGGCTGGCACGGCTCACAGAGGCCCCATGGGCTTGTCCGAGCGCCTACGGCCGCCGCGAAGCCACCCCCGAGCCTGGGCCGAGCTCGGTGCCGGGCGCTCGCCAGCCCCGCATGGCTCACGGGCAGagccggccccgctgcgccgCGGGGGCTGCCCAGCTCCACGCCGTCGCAGCCGATCGATGGCAAGCGGCGTCAGCGAGGACGCAGGGATCCGGCCAGATGGAGAGCGACCCCTGCTCCCGGAGCGGCGGGGAGGAAACGGGGCCGCGGCTACGCCCTGGGGCCGCGCGGAACAGCCGGAGAGGGGGCTCAGCGTGCCCGGCCCCCAGCCTGGAGGGCCTcgagccccgcagccccccgctgcTCCCAAACCGGGCTGCCCACAAATCCCATTGTCTTCGGTCGAGGCCCGATCCGGCCCCCTCTGCCCCGCCGACGGGTCCCAAACCGCTGCCCCTCCGCCCCCGCCGGCTCGCTCTGCCCCTGCGCTCCCCCAAGCAGTCGCCGGCAGCTAAGAGGAAATCAAAAGCATGAATATTTAAAGCCCTGAGACAAGGCAGCCACAGAGCGCATccaagcccagcccagccctgctccaagcCCCGGCCAGGAGCGAACAAGGTCCTTCTGTGGTGGCCAGCGCTATGCAACCCACGTGCCGGCGGCAGGCAGCTGCTGTTGGCTCCCCGGGCTTTGCAGGGGGGAGCGGCGCCCGAGGCAGGGGGGGCAGCGATGCCAGGACGCCTCCGGTGCTcgctggggctgcggggacaTCCAGCCCTTTGGCAGCACGGCTCCGGGTGCAGAGGAAGGAGGACGGCCGGGAGCAGGACACAGGTGGGTGCCGAGCCCCCAGGGAGAGGCCGGGCTCAGCGTGAGCCCCCCGGCTGCGGCGCGGGGCCGGTGGGAGCCGCCGATGGCCGCTGCTCCCCGCGGCGCGGCCGCTCCTCCCGGAGGAAAACGGGGCTGCCGGTGAGCTGCCGGTAAGCGGCGGGGCCGTGCTGACTCACGGGCGGAGGAGCGGGCTCTGCCTGCGCCGGGACTGCGAGCGGGCTGGGGTGGCAGCGCAGGAGGGGCTCCCGGAGAGGGGTGGGGACCCAGCCAGTATCTGGAGCAGAAAAATCAAGGTCACAGGCGGAGCTAGCGGGAgctggggaaaagcagcagcgTGCCGACGGCACCGGGGCAAAGCTCACCCCCTGTCCGTGGCAGGGAGGCCGGGCGTAGCCCCCGTTTCGtggtgggggctgcgggggctgccccgctccccCTTCGTCCCCACCTGATGCAGAACggggccaggaggagctgggagcagcccaaCCCCACCACGCGCGTCCACGCTCATCTCCACGGCCTCGCCCTCCCCACGGGGCCTCAGATCCCCTCTCACCTCCTGGGGATGCAGCCGGGGCTTTCGGGCCCCTCCGACCCACTGCCGGGCACCTGGGCAGTTCCCAGGGACCCCTCACTCT
This region includes:
- the PBXIP1 gene encoding pre-B-cell leukemia transcription factor-interacting protein 1 isoform X1, with product MAEKSDSRDSDSSWVLAGTEGLPVDTVGPEQDAAPHEAEEEEAEEESAQDMATAGDGGSGAFPAQTPCPEVGDVEEQPERGAEAVPTTGSPTEPSTTPSWEQEEPDVMTEREPHLDTPRAGPPAEEGSCTSSDDDDTEGLRRRRVPEPRAGPPPSGPALHRGTPDNGDEDGLSSSKYLLGALALAAVALLLISGGFYDPADGPVDGVVSRGVADTEQEAPVPADGSDLVQQPPPPAAADPQSVQSVSLLLDKLAKENQEIRLMQAELQAHKEELQALLQKSEGAAAAAGAQQQSLAAENEQLRAALQRETEALRAARAELQRLQEAGVPGSPQPHKTEAGEPAAEQPHGPEGAARRGDAARREGAGHRGLLAWVRQELAAALERARGSGGLEGLPEQLSALEERLGRELEAEGARPFPGPWKKPFKADKKESRRHKRHGAGEGPHERGGWEKKEQGKPHGHGKEPRPPREHKAGKARGKSSHGPPQHGPRELPPLSHYRAPQGCAGVADCARKEGREVLGAALEPVQKAQFLQLLEGFMGRLGWGGHFGGLAARLDGVFGADGAFAHDRLRFVDFVDDVEEMLEELARREGGDEEAADGFEDYVLRHYAGDGGGSTGKERGRKAWRQHGGSR
- the PYGO2 gene encoding LOW QUALITY PROTEIN: pygopus homolog 2 (The sequence of the model RefSeq protein was modified relative to this genomic sequence to represent the inferred CDS: inserted 1 base in 1 codon), encoding MKSPEKKRRKSNTQGPAYSHLSEFAPPPTPMVDHLVASNPFEDDFGAPKVGAGAGAAAPFLGSPVPFGGFRVQGGLAPQVPPGYGGGGPQPLRRQPPPPPPFAPGQMGPAFGMPPQNPGYVQPGAMSFPGQPFGQPLGQNFSPPTGQLMQGPVGGFGPMISPTMGQPPRGDMGPGPAALNPPGGPAMAQRFGQPGNLFGQSPMQRPGQNVPPLPPTASPFPGADPGFPAGGEEGGKNLNPPPSSFPQEQHSGSPAAVNGAQPSFAPXSAGRGGGTPETNSLPPPPGKAAGGSGHQPPPGLVYPCGACRNEVNDDQDAILCEASCQKWFHRECTGMTENAYGLLTTEASAVWACDFCLKTKEIQSVYVREGMGQLVATNDG
- the PBXIP1 gene encoding pre-B-cell leukemia transcription factor-interacting protein 1 isoform X3 translates to MAEKSDSRDSDSSWVLAGTEGLPVDTVGPEQDAAPHEAEEEEAEEESAQDMATAGDGGSGAFPAQTPCPEVGDVEEQPERGAEAVPTTGSPTEPSTTPSWEQEEPDVMTEREPHLDTPRAGPPAEEGSCTSSDDDDTEGLRRRRVPEPRAGPPPSGPALHRGTPDNGDEDGLSSSKYLLGALALAAVALLLISGPVDGVVSRGVADTEQEAPVPADGSDLVQQPPPPAAADPQSVQSVSLLLDKLAKENQEIRLMQAELQAHKEELQALLQKSEGAAAAAGAQQQSLAAENEQLRAALQRETEALRAARAELQRLQEAGVPGSPQPHKTEAGEPAAEQPHGPEGAARRGDAARREGAGHRGLLAWVRQELAAALERARGSGGLEGLPEQLSALEERLGRELEAEGARPFPGPWKKPFKADKKESRRHKRHGAGEGPHERGGWEKKEQGKPHGHGKEPRPPREHKAGKARGKSSHGPPQHGPRELPPLSHYRAPQGCAGVADCARKEGREVLGAALEPVQKAQFLQLLEGFMGRLGWGGHFGGLAARLDGVFGADGAFAHDRLRFVDFVDDVEEMLEELARREGGDEEAADGFEDYVLRHYAGDGGGSTGKERGRKAWRQHGGSR
- the PBXIP1 gene encoding pre-B-cell leukemia transcription factor-interacting protein 1 isoform X2; its protein translation is MAEKSDSRDSDSSWVLAGTEGLPVDTVGPEQDAAPHEAEEEEAEEESAQDMATAGDGGSGAFPAQTPCPEDVEEQPERGAEAVPTTGSPTEPSTTPSWEQEEPDVMTEREPHLDTPRAGPPAEEGSCTSSDDDDTEGLRRRRVPEPRAGPPPSGPALHRGTPDNGDEDGLSSSKYLLGALALAAVALLLISGGFYDPADGPVDGVVSRGVADTEQEAPVPADGSDLVQQPPPPAAADPQSVQSVSLLLDKLAKENQEIRLMQAELQAHKEELQALLQKSEGAAAAAGAQQQSLAAENEQLRAALQRETEALRAARAELQRLQEAGVPGSPQPHKTEAGEPAAEQPHGPEGAARRGDAARREGAGHRGLLAWVRQELAAALERARGSGGLEGLPEQLSALEERLGRELEAEGARPFPGPWKKPFKADKKESRRHKRHGAGEGPHERGGWEKKEQGKPHGHGKEPRPPREHKAGKARGKSSHGPPQHGPRELPPLSHYRAPQGCAGVADCARKEGREVLGAALEPVQKAQFLQLLEGFMGRLGWGGHFGGLAARLDGVFGADGAFAHDRLRFVDFVDDVEEMLEELARREGGDEEAADGFEDYVLRHYAGDGGGSTGKERGRKAWRQHGGSR